GCCCCTCAGTTGACTTTCTATCTGCTGCTCGCTTTTACAGCGGTCATGTATAATAAAAAAGTCCTGATGCGGGAGGAAGAAGTTCCCACACCTCAATTCAATCCTTTACTGGTGCCTGTGCAGCTTCTGCTTTTCATTCCTTTCTTTTTATGGATCCAGCAGCATTCGATAAACTATCTGGTGGGAAACCAATATCTGAAGGCCGGTTATGTAGCACTTGTGCATTATCAGAAACCGGACGACGCAGTAAAATTTTTCGAAAAATCCGCAGAACTTCAACCCCACGATCAGGAACTCTGGTACTGGTATGGAATGGCATATCTCTATAAACACGACATCGACAACGCGGAAAAAATTCTGAATACTGCCTTGAAATACGGCACCAACAATCTTAATTATTATCAGCTTGGCATGATTTATCTCCAGAAAGGCCAGGAGGAAAAAGCTGTAGAATACTTGAAAAAATCAGTATTGATCATCCCCCGCTTCGCAGACGGCTATCTGCAGCTGGGAAATTATTACTTCAATAAGGGAAGTTTCGAGGTTGCCATTAATTATCTCGACCAGATCGAAAAGTGGCAATGCCGTGATTCGGAAAATTACGCTGCTCTCAGCAAAGCATTGTTCATTATCTCCAGATGCTATTACCAGCTTGGAAAATACAATGAAAGCCTTCCTTATCTGGAAAAATATCTTCCCTCAGCAAATGATCAGGAAAAGAACGGGATTTTTGCGGCTTTTATGGAATCCTGGGATCTGATGAAACTGTCACCCAAGGAAAAGGCTGATAGAGTCGAGAAACTGGCTCCTTCATTCCCGCGCGACCTTTTCTACGATGAACGGATTGCAGCCCTCCTCTTTCAGGCAGGCGAGTATAGAAAGGCAATACCTTACTGGGAACAACATCTGGACAGTCTCGAAAAACGCGGTAAAATCCTTTACAATCTTGCTGCCTGTTATTTCTACCTGAACGATCCACTCAAGGCCAAGGAAAACATCGAAAAATCGCTGATCTATGATCCGAATTTCGATAAATCGCAGGAACTGAAGAATGTGATCGATAAAAGATTATCATCCCCGCAACCGGGAACGGCTGAAGCCGTCGTCCCTCCCCCGGCTCCTCAATGAGCCTCCTTCTGTCAAAACTGGCAGCTTACCGGAAAGACCCGCGTCTGGTTGATTTTTTTCTGCTGGAAGGTAAGCGCTGCCTGGAACAGGCAATTCAATACGGCAGCAGTCCTGATTTACTCATTTCAGAAAGTGCAGCTTCTTCTGAAACTGATTTTCTGCAGAAATATTCTCATTTAAACCTCACTGTCCTGCCTGACAAACTGTTCTCAGGAAAAGTCTCTGCTGTAGAAAATTCCCAGGGACTGGCAGGAGTGCTCCCCCAGTTTTCATATCAGCTGGAGTCTCTGCTTGCCTGTGAAAAACTATTCATTCTGGATAATCTCAGGGACCCTGGAAATCTTGGAGCCATCTTCAGGATTGCCGAGTCATTTTCCATCGGAGGATTGATTCTCTCCTCAGGATCTGTCAACGCCTATAACCCGAAAGTGATCCGGGCAAGCCTGGGCAGCATCGCGGCTCTGCCCTTTGTTTATGCCGGAGAGACCCGGGAATGCATCAAACTTATGAAAATTACCCATTCCGTGATCGCGGCAGACCCGGAAGCTGAGGCTGCGATCTGGGACTGCGATCTGACAGGCAGGATCGCCTTGCTGATCGGGAATGAGGCCCGAGGTTTATCGAAGGAACTGCTCGAACTCTGCGATCGCTCAACCCGCGTTCCAATGACAGGAAAGATGGAATCACTTAACGCCGCACATACCTGTGCCATCATCGGATATGAACTGCTCAGGCAAAAAATGGCTTGCCTCAAGAATTAATGTTATAATTTCCTGATGAACAAGAAGGCTTTCAGTTTTATCGAACTGGTGATGGTGATGGTGATCATCTCCATCATAACAGCAGGTTTGATAGCTTCATTTGAGATCATGTTCGATCATGCCAGGCACTCCAGGGCCAAGGCTGAACTTTCCAGAATTGCAGACCTGATCAGAGACTATCACAATCACATGGATAAATGGCCTCTGGAATTGACTGATCTTCCGCTGGAATCGCTCAGTTCAACTCAACGATTCGATCCGTGGGGAGTCCCATATACAATCCTGAATTACAAAGTTGCCTCAGTGCTATATGCCAAGGATGGTACAATTCAACTATTGAATGAAAGGGAGCAATTCAGATTTTCCAGGCTCTATGC
The window above is part of the Candidatus Wallbacteria bacterium genome. Proteins encoded here:
- a CDS encoding RNA methyltransferase: MSLLLSKLAAYRKDPRLVDFFLLEGKRCLEQAIQYGSSPDLLISESAASSETDFLQKYSHLNLTVLPDKLFSGKVSAVENSQGLAGVLPQFSYQLESLLACEKLFILDNLRDPGNLGAIFRIAESFSIGGLILSSGSVNAYNPKVIRASLGSIAALPFVYAGETRECIKLMKITHSVIAADPEAEAAIWDCDLTGRIALLIGNEARGLSKELLELCDRSTRVPMTGKMESLNAAHTCAIIGYELLRQKMACLKN